In Brevibacillus brevis, a genomic segment contains:
- a CDS encoding response regulator, translating to MNSIMIVDVAAFTRLMLRNIFESLGFEVIAEADNGKEAVRNYRLYRPSLVLIDIAVQDMDGLTASREILKYDQEAKIIICSAITDRATVIGAVHMGVCDFIAKPLQKERVEWAIEHILGTEMRNEDGFQMLDRKKGWYASLT from the coding sequence ATGAACAGCATTATGATCGTCGATGTTGCTGCGTTCACGCGCCTTATGCTGCGAAACATTTTCGAATCGCTGGGGTTTGAAGTCATTGCCGAGGCGGACAACGGGAAAGAAGCGGTAAGAAACTATCGGCTGTATCGACCATCGCTAGTCTTGATCGATATTGCCGTTCAGGACATGGATGGACTGACCGCTTCAAGAGAGATTCTCAAATATGATCAGGAAGCCAAGATCATTATTTGTTCAGCGATCACGGATCGTGCGACCGTCATTGGCGCAGTTCATATGGGAGTTTGCGATTTTATCGCCAAGCCGCTTCAGAAAGAGAGAGTAGAATGGGCCATTGAGCATATTCTGGGGACAGAGATGAGGAATGAAGACGGATTTCAAATGCTTGACAGGAAAAAGGGATGGTACGCTTCCCTGACGTAA
- a CDS encoding response regulator: MHAKVKVVLIDDEHLALQYLEKVLKSYEGIEIVKTYMDPLQAIGDIRDTKPDIVFLDVEMPEMNGIEIAEQILLHHSDTHIVFVTAYEYYAVKAFELNALDYVLKPVKRERLENTLKRIEKEKAEMAPDGSPQSICQIRCFQSIQWESPEGGAETIRWRTSKAQELFAYLIHRRGQPVRKDVLLELFWAEAEWKKGYAHLYTTVYQIRKTLDRLGIGLKLKNYDEGYLLETNGVKIDVEEWENGLRKAPPITQETIHEHLQLIELYRGDYFAEYDYMWAESERQRLRADWYHHASQVGQFLVGTHEYAKAIVLYLRMQQIHPHMEEVYFSLMKLYDLVGDREAVEAQYRQLTGMLLEEFDMSPQEEVRQWYEQWKTPTE; encoded by the coding sequence GTGCACGCGAAAGTGAAGGTCGTATTGATCGATGATGAGCATCTGGCTTTGCAGTACTTGGAAAAGGTGCTCAAAAGTTACGAAGGAATAGAGATCGTGAAAACGTACATGGACCCCCTTCAAGCGATTGGCGACATTCGGGATACGAAGCCCGATATCGTATTTCTGGACGTGGAGATGCCGGAAATGAACGGTATTGAAATCGCGGAACAGATCCTCCTGCATCATTCCGATACGCACATTGTGTTCGTCACCGCTTATGAATATTACGCTGTCAAAGCTTTCGAGCTCAACGCTTTGGATTACGTGCTGAAGCCTGTCAAGCGCGAGAGGCTGGAAAATACACTCAAGCGAATTGAAAAGGAAAAAGCCGAAATGGCCCCTGATGGTTCGCCGCAGTCCATTTGCCAGATTCGCTGCTTTCAATCCATTCAATGGGAGAGCCCGGAAGGAGGGGCGGAAACCATTCGCTGGCGTACCTCCAAAGCACAGGAGCTGTTTGCTTATCTGATCCACAGACGGGGTCAACCCGTTCGAAAGGATGTGCTTTTGGAGCTGTTCTGGGCGGAGGCCGAATGGAAAAAAGGGTACGCCCACCTCTATACGACGGTGTATCAGATCCGCAAGACACTGGACCGGCTGGGGATCGGGCTGAAGCTGAAAAATTACGACGAAGGCTATTTGCTTGAAACGAACGGGGTCAAGATCGATGTGGAGGAGTGGGAAAATGGTCTGCGCAAAGCTCCCCCGATTACCCAGGAGACGATTCACGAGCATTTGCAGTTGATCGAGCTTTACCGAGGCGACTACTTTGCCGAATACGACTACATGTGGGCGGAAAGCGAGCGTCAGCGGCTGCGGGCCGATTGGTACCATCACGCTTCGCAGGTGGGTCAGTTTCTCGTGGGCACCCACGAGTATGCGAAAGCGATCGTCCTGTATTTGCGAATGCAGCAAATACATCCGCATATGGAAGAAGTCTACTTCAGCCTGATGAAACTCTACGATTTGGTCGGGGACCGGGAAGCGGTCGAAGCTCAGTATCGGCAGTTGACGGGCATGCTGCTCGAGGAATTCGACATGTCGCCGCAAGAAGAAGTCCGTCAATGGTATGAGCAATGGAAAACGCCAACGGAATAG
- a CDS encoding alpha/beta-type small acid-soluble spore protein: MSTSNSRNSNQKLVPQARRALDQMKFEIAAEFGVILGPDTTSRQNGSVGGEITKRLVSFAEQQLSGGAFRL, translated from the coding sequence ATGTCGACATCAAACAGCAGAAACAGCAATCAAAAGCTGGTACCGCAAGCCAGACGGGCGCTCGATCAAATGAAGTTCGAAATCGCCGCCGAATTCGGAGTCATTCTGGGACCGGATACCACTTCCAGACAGAACGGCTCGGTCGGAGGAGAAATCACGAAACGTCTGGTAAGCTTTGCCGAGCAACAGCTGTCCGGCGGAGCATTTCGCCTCTAG
- a CDS encoding polysaccharide pyruvyl transferase family protein, protein MRNILYVGWIGFNNLGDELMWQVFEQMSRKYLDPRHARVVPSLPGVDLKDLSPYDTVVLGGGSLLVPGYVDVAHRAVLQNKRLLIWGSGYDTQEPVKTSSTGRLIAAQIGESEKMRQMLRDIGDHAAFFGVRGPLTMQVLQDAGVGGKLSVSGDPGMLMAPPAADAGGNGRKTPVIGINWGTSYNRIYGKNEAAVEDELAEVARKLADDGCQLYLFTMWGPDREAIKRLYQKIGKPQATTLDLEVHSYTEMLRRLQTLQATINFKLHANVLSAVSGVPFVCLAYRFKCFDFVSSLDLPELAVSTDGQNLGQRIGSRVQYALAYREAIQNSIAAGQKETIAQLERPFLEGML, encoded by the coding sequence GTGAGAAACATTTTGTACGTCGGGTGGATCGGCTTCAACAACTTGGGTGACGAGCTGATGTGGCAGGTTTTCGAGCAAATGTCCCGCAAATACCTCGATCCACGGCATGCTCGGGTCGTTCCGTCTCTTCCAGGTGTAGACCTGAAAGATCTCAGTCCGTACGATACAGTCGTCCTCGGTGGGGGATCTCTGTTGGTTCCGGGGTATGTGGATGTAGCCCACCGAGCGGTTTTGCAGAACAAACGGCTTTTGATATGGGGAAGCGGATACGATACGCAAGAGCCTGTGAAGACAAGTTCGACCGGACGATTGATTGCCGCGCAGATTGGCGAAAGTGAAAAGATGCGCCAAATGCTGCGGGACATCGGAGATCATGCAGCCTTTTTCGGTGTCCGCGGACCGTTGACCATGCAGGTTTTGCAGGATGCAGGTGTAGGCGGCAAGCTTTCGGTCAGCGGGGATCCGGGAATGCTGATGGCCCCACCGGCTGCGGACGCAGGAGGAAATGGAAGAAAGACGCCAGTCATCGGCATCAACTGGGGAACCTCCTACAACCGGATCTACGGAAAGAACGAAGCAGCGGTTGAGGACGAACTGGCGGAGGTGGCGAGAAAACTTGCGGATGACGGCTGCCAGTTGTATCTGTTTACGATGTGGGGGCCGGATCGGGAAGCCATCAAGCGCCTGTATCAAAAGATCGGCAAGCCACAGGCAACCACTCTCGATCTGGAGGTACACAGCTACACGGAGATGCTGCGGCGTCTCCAGACCTTGCAGGCGACCATCAACTTCAAGCTGCATGCCAATGTGCTCAGCGCAGTCAGCGGAGTACCATTCGTCTGCCTTGCCTATCGGTTCAAGTGCTTTGATTTTGTCAGCTCGCTGGATCTGCCCGAGCTGGCCGTGTCCACGGACGGACAAAACCTCGGACAACGTATTGGGTCGCGCGTCCAGTACGCGCTGGCATACCGGGAAGCGATTCAAAACAGCATAGCCGCTGGCCAAAAAGAGACGATCGCTCAGTTGGAGCGGCCGTTTTTGGAAGGCATGCTGTAG
- a CDS encoding glycosyltransferase family 4 protein, with the protein MTVTVLMVLDSMGAGGTETHVLSVGKPFAAKGAKLHVAGADGPFHQEFVRAGFRVHLVEAESQPLEARRDCRMKAFRQVMEREGVTIVHVHQTPSGLAAASAARSLGIPVVFTMHGTYYPPGEALELAEMCDAIISVSKPVQGYWRTRGIESSVISNGVDPEAFRPVEVQHGTPRILEEIPQHATVVTYVSRLAWQKASVCNMVLRSTKSKLPELENVHIVVVGTGAQAHHVTELARALNKLKGERYIHIAGEQTDVRPFYARSDLVIGTGRVALEAMACGKPVLAIGNHGYFGMVTPDVYSKAWDYYFGDHDSIEKPSPHLIAQSLRAALRDRGSLKRIGAQAREWIASEFAIEQKAGAILDLYERVQNRKKGEERS; encoded by the coding sequence GTGACAGTCACTGTTTTGATGGTTCTGGACAGCATGGGCGCAGGCGGTACGGAGACGCATGTGCTGAGCGTCGGCAAACCGTTTGCGGCGAAGGGAGCCAAGCTGCATGTTGCGGGGGCGGACGGTCCGTTCCATCAGGAGTTTGTCCGGGCAGGCTTTCGCGTGCATCTCGTGGAGGCGGAATCCCAGCCGCTCGAGGCGCGACGAGACTGCCGGATGAAAGCTTTCCGCCAAGTCATGGAGCGGGAGGGCGTTACGATCGTGCACGTGCACCAGACGCCATCCGGTCTCGCCGCCGCGTCAGCCGCAAGAAGCCTGGGGATTCCCGTCGTGTTTACCATGCACGGCACGTACTATCCGCCCGGGGAAGCACTCGAGCTGGCCGAGATGTGCGATGCGATCATCAGTGTGAGCAAACCTGTCCAGGGATACTGGAGAACTCGCGGAATCGAGTCCAGCGTCATTTCCAACGGCGTCGATCCGGAAGCGTTCCGTCCGGTTGAGGTACAGCACGGGACGCCCCGCATTTTAGAGGAAATCCCCCAGCATGCGACTGTAGTGACCTATGTCAGCAGGCTGGCTTGGCAAAAAGCTTCTGTTTGCAATATGGTGCTCCGCTCGACGAAGAGCAAGCTTCCTGAGCTGGAAAACGTACACATTGTGGTGGTAGGAACGGGCGCTCAAGCCCATCATGTCACAGAGCTCGCCCGTGCGCTCAACAAGCTCAAGGGAGAGCGCTATATCCACATCGCCGGGGAACAGACAGACGTCAGGCCGTTCTATGCCAGGAGCGACTTGGTCATCGGAACGGGACGCGTGGCGCTGGAAGCCATGGCATGCGGCAAGCCTGTACTCGCAATCGGCAACCATGGCTACTTCGGTATGGTGACGCCGGACGTTTATAGCAAGGCATGGGACTATTACTTTGGTGATCATGACTCGATAGAAAAACCGTCTCCGCATTTGATCGCGCAATCGCTGAGGGCGGCGCTGCGCGACCGCGGGTCATTGAAAAGGATCGGAGCACAAGCGAGGGAGTGGATCGCGTCCGAATTTGCGATTGAGCAAAAGGCGGGGGCCATCCTCGATTTGTACGAACGCGTCCAAAATCGGAAGAAAGGAGAGGAGCGCTCGTGA
- a CDS encoding glycosyltransferase family 2 protein, translating into MKGNREAGLVSVVVTNYNRADYLLECLDSILAQTYRKWELIFIDDASTDDSVAIVNEWLRRHQASLTEGQNQVILHVLPRNIGFAGAINVGFYLARGEYIAVQDSDDYSHVRRLERQVAFLQENPQIELVGTNYYAFPSETPTKRELSTWIKYGSDIRKVYGNGGHCVCHGTILFRARLFDQIGGPTRRIEGAEDYEFIAKSLNARANIENLPEALYYYRQHENQRSTKYYRRKEEKK; encoded by the coding sequence ATGAAAGGAAATCGAGAAGCAGGCTTGGTGAGCGTAGTGGTCACCAACTATAATCGCGCCGATTACCTGCTCGAATGCTTGGACAGCATTCTGGCCCAAACGTATCGGAAGTGGGAGCTGATCTTCATCGACGATGCTTCCACCGATGATTCCGTCGCGATCGTAAACGAGTGGCTCAGGCGCCATCAAGCGTCATTAACGGAGGGACAAAATCAGGTCATTCTCCATGTCCTGCCCCGCAATATCGGTTTTGCAGGTGCGATCAATGTCGGGTTTTATCTGGCAAGAGGCGAGTACATCGCCGTCCAGGATTCGGATGATTACTCGCATGTCCGCCGCTTGGAGAGGCAGGTCGCATTTTTGCAGGAAAATCCGCAGATCGAGCTGGTCGGCACTAATTACTACGCGTTTCCTTCCGAGACGCCTACGAAGCGAGAGCTGTCCACCTGGATCAAATACGGCAGCGACATTCGAAAAGTGTACGGAAACGGAGGACATTGCGTCTGTCACGGGACGATTCTGTTCCGGGCGCGGCTGTTCGACCAGATCGGGGGTCCGACCAGGCGGATCGAGGGTGCGGAGGATTACGAATTTATTGCCAAAAGCTTGAACGCCAGAGCGAACATTGAGAATTTGCCTGAGGCTTTGTATTACTACAGGCAGCATGAGAATCAGCGTTCCACGAAGTATTACCGCAGAAAGGAGGAGAAAAAGTGA
- a CDS encoding glycosyltransferase, whose amino-acid sequence MNVRRGERRPRALSVIIPATFTTNHLPGLIAQCRNLRPLEILLVVSPRLLPSLPRAARSPLCRVIAGDREQPPFSGQTAGAMQAKGEILLFLGEDRYYSASGLQRFLFPVLYENVQAVLPREAPRVVDAVKRRARPVQVFARLLNEVCRRRELGAASLLDTPFALTRQAVHKIGIDELTHPGRAFLKLLKSGMQIRAEYVQPVSDSRPFQPQLASASVSQLSDWDRVVISEQLSAIASLPSRGGLSDGGRRRDIAGGRDESGGLAPWKCTEVRPLSPSSLYEGQRLSVIIPACNEERTIGSVIEETLLLEPAEIIVVANGSRDRTAQIARESGATTIELASPLGVDTGRALGASLAHGDILLFVDADFVIPAMDLFPFVLACQQGTDVALNDPSVNLQAQRADDVVSAARLALNLAADRQDLGSASILAVPYAMRRESFAPLGWPLLACPPKAQAAAVFAGLSLQVAHQVDSFAMNRFRPQKHLDQSGLSPAVEQILGDHIEALQWLAEQINAKQNGKESSENK is encoded by the coding sequence GTGAATGTACGGAGGGGAGAGCGGCGTCCGCGAGCATTGTCCGTGATTATCCCCGCTACTTTCACCACCAATCATTTGCCTGGATTGATTGCCCAGTGCCGGAATTTGCGACCGCTGGAGATCCTTCTGGTTGTGTCGCCACGGCTGCTTCCGTCTCTGCCCCGGGCAGCCCGATCACCCCTTTGCCGTGTCATCGCAGGGGATCGCGAGCAACCCCCTTTTTCGGGACAGACTGCCGGAGCGATGCAGGCGAAGGGAGAGATTCTCCTGTTTCTCGGCGAGGATCGCTACTATTCTGCATCTGGCTTGCAGCGGTTTTTGTTTCCGGTGCTGTACGAGAATGTTCAGGCTGTGCTCCCGCGTGAGGCTCCGAGAGTGGTTGACGCGGTCAAAAGACGGGCTAGGCCCGTCCAGGTATTCGCGCGCTTGCTCAACGAAGTGTGCAGACGCCGGGAGCTGGGGGCAGCAAGCTTGCTTGACACCCCTTTTGCGCTGACGCGACAGGCCGTGCACAAGATCGGCATCGATGAACTGACGCACCCGGGGAGAGCTTTTCTCAAACTGCTGAAAAGCGGAATGCAGATTCGTGCCGAGTATGTGCAGCCAGTGTCGGACAGCCGGCCGTTTCAGCCGCAGCTTGCTAGCGCTTCGGTGTCCCAGTTGTCTGACTGGGATCGTGTCGTCATATCTGAGCAGCTATCCGCCATCGCCAGCCTTCCATCGAGAGGAGGGCTTAGCGATGGCGGCAGGAGGAGGGACATTGCCGGGGGAAGAGACGAATCTGGCGGTCTGGCTCCGTGGAAATGCACGGAGGTCAGGCCGCTGAGCCCCTCTTCTCTGTACGAGGGGCAACGACTATCCGTCATCATTCCCGCGTGCAATGAGGAGCGTACGATCGGGTCCGTCATCGAAGAGACGCTTCTTTTGGAGCCCGCGGAAATCATTGTCGTGGCCAACGGTTCCCGTGACCGAACGGCACAAATCGCAAGGGAGAGTGGGGCGACGACCATCGAACTGGCTTCGCCGCTGGGAGTCGATACGGGACGGGCTCTGGGGGCAAGTCTGGCCCATGGAGACATCCTGCTGTTCGTGGATGCGGATTTCGTCATCCCGGCGATGGATTTGTTTCCGTTCGTCCTTGCTTGCCAGCAGGGTACCGATGTCGCTTTGAACGATCCATCTGTCAATCTGCAAGCCCAGCGTGCCGACGATGTCGTTTCAGCTGCCAGACTGGCACTGAATCTCGCGGCAGATCGCCAGGATCTGGGCAGCGCATCCATCCTGGCCGTCCCATATGCGATGCGCCGGGAATCGTTCGCGCCGCTCGGATGGCCTCTGCTCGCCTGCCCGCCAAAAGCGCAAGCGGCTGCTGTGTTTGCGGGACTATCCCTGCAGGTGGCCCATCAGGTAGACAGCTTTGCGATGAACCGGTTTCGGCCACAGAAACATCTCGACCAGTCGGGCCTCTCACCCGCCGTCGAGCAGATCCTGGGTGACCACATTGAGGCACTGCAATGGCTGGCCGAGCAGATCAATGCCAAACAAAACGGAAAAGAAAGCAGTGAGAACAAATGA
- a CDS encoding DUF2642 domain-containing protein → MWLIVNEKELKAYFEGLKKLVRGSDRPNPPQDSDCPAEPEIRKVLLRYINQPVVIGTDAGNVSGILQEVGADYAQIAESAGTRVVIPFTQINFVHTT, encoded by the coding sequence ATGTGGCTCATCGTCAATGAGAAAGAGCTGAAAGCGTATTTTGAAGGACTGAAAAAGCTCGTGCGGGGGAGTGATCGACCGAATCCGCCGCAAGATTCTGATTGTCCGGCAGAACCGGAAATCCGCAAGGTACTGCTTCGCTACATCAATCAGCCTGTGGTCATCGGAACGGATGCGGGGAACGTCTCCGGCATCCTGCAGGAGGTCGGCGCAGATTACGCGCAAATCGCGGAGTCTGCCGGTACTCGCGTTGTAATTCCGTTTACGCAGATCAATTTTGTGCACACGACATAA
- a CDS encoding DUF2573 family protein, which translates to MEEKKEALVPELEELLYKFTELLTGEATPERVEMVKVWCLYTHMSKAMPPLVQHWASEPQHQDARNQIREIIEQIKSWNQAKNQKH; encoded by the coding sequence GTGGAAGAGAAAAAAGAAGCGCTTGTCCCGGAACTGGAGGAGCTGCTGTACAAATTTACGGAGCTGCTGACGGGAGAGGCAACACCCGAGCGCGTGGAGATGGTGAAAGTGTGGTGCCTGTACACCCACATGAGCAAGGCGATGCCGCCGCTTGTACAGCACTGGGCCAGCGAGCCGCAGCACCAGGACGCACGCAATCAGATCAGGGAAATCATCGAGCAGATCAAATCGTGGAATCAGGCGAAGAACCAGAAGCATTGA
- a CDS encoding polysaccharide deacetylase family protein, with protein MGRTNLLMLIALVAVVTVCSYPGKANESPINRRSYEKQGVVWDVRTDRKVIALTFDDGPNPNYTPKILDLLKEYQARATFFVTGTQVKKYPQIAKRQVLEGHELGNHTYGHPKMSALGAQQIVKELIRTEQAIVAATGKQPPRLFRPPGGYLDPVLVTGARQAGYTTVLWSFHQDTQDWKRPGVSKIVNKVVHSARRGDIVLLHDHGGNRSQTVRALKRILPELQKRGYRFVTVSELLHEKEIKEIYNIHFMEEKNHSPS; from the coding sequence ATGGGCAGAACAAATCTGTTGATGCTAATCGCTTTGGTCGCAGTCGTCACGGTTTGTTCTTATCCGGGGAAAGCAAACGAATCGCCGATCAATCGACGCTCCTACGAGAAACAAGGGGTTGTCTGGGATGTCCGCACCGACCGCAAAGTGATCGCGCTGACATTTGACGACGGTCCCAATCCGAATTACACTCCGAAAATCCTGGATCTGCTCAAGGAATACCAGGCCAGGGCGACCTTCTTCGTGACCGGGACGCAAGTGAAAAAATACCCACAGATCGCAAAACGGCAAGTTCTGGAAGGGCACGAACTCGGCAATCATACGTATGGGCACCCGAAAATGTCGGCTCTGGGGGCTCAGCAAATTGTGAAAGAGCTCATCCGTACGGAGCAGGCCATCGTTGCTGCGACGGGAAAGCAACCTCCACGGCTGTTCCGGCCACCAGGCGGGTACCTTGATCCGGTTCTGGTCACAGGGGCAAGGCAGGCGGGTTATACCACTGTTCTCTGGTCCTTTCACCAAGATACACAGGATTGGAAACGTCCGGGAGTATCCAAGATCGTGAACAAGGTAGTACATTCCGCTCGACGGGGCGATATCGTGCTGCTCCACGACCACGGAGGCAACCGGAGCCAAACTGTCCGAGCCTTGAAACGGATTCTGCCTGAATTGCAAAAGCGAGGGTATCGATTTGTTACGGTTTCGGAATTGCTGCATGAAAAAGAGATCAAGGAAATCTATAACATCCATTTTATGGAGGAAAAAAACCACTCGCCTTCCTGA
- a CDS encoding phosphatase PAP2 family protein, producing MRGKRISSPAKRYLFQASLLLFLFVFIFERFADEMIEQDLYQFDSGIIHWVQGSITPPLTGLMKFFTFLGSTTAMIFLVILTVAIMIWRKKRWEALFFVIATGGGALFNQLLKWIFQRQRPTLHRIIEETGYSFPSGHSMVSFICYGMLWMFLFLFFRAVWPKVMLTLLAVALILLIGISRIYLGVHYPSDVLAGFAAGGAWLVICLMGLRLVLEYRRANPQEDPLPPVH from the coding sequence ATGAGAGGGAAACGCATCAGTTCGCCTGCAAAGCGGTATCTGTTTCAAGCCTCATTGCTCCTGTTTCTTTTCGTTTTCATTTTTGAACGGTTTGCGGACGAGATGATCGAGCAAGATTTGTACCAATTCGACTCCGGCATCATCCATTGGGTACAGGGATCGATTACACCACCGCTCACCGGCTTGATGAAGTTCTTTACCTTTCTCGGCTCAACAACCGCCATGATATTCCTCGTCATTCTTACCGTGGCAATCATGATTTGGCGAAAGAAGCGATGGGAAGCTCTGTTCTTCGTCATTGCCACAGGGGGAGGAGCTCTTTTCAACCAGTTGCTGAAATGGATCTTCCAACGTCAAAGGCCTACGCTGCATCGCATCATCGAGGAAACCGGATACAGTTTTCCAAGCGGGCACTCGATGGTTTCCTTTATCTGTTACGGGATGCTGTGGATGTTTCTCTTTCTGTTTTTCCGTGCGGTATGGCCCAAAGTGATGCTTACGTTGCTGGCCGTCGCCCTGATCCTTCTGATCGGCATCAGCCGGATTTATCTGGGCGTTCATTATCCCAGCGACGTGCTCGCCGGTTTTGCCGCAGGAGGGGCGTGGCTCGTGATCTGTTTGATGGGGCTCAGGCTTGTCCTCGAATACAGAAGAGCAAATCCCCAAGAGGACCCGCTCCCTCCTGTTCATTGA
- a CDS encoding SDR family NAD(P)-dependent oxidoreductase, which translates to MTIFSNTAFRGKHALITGATGGIGSATAKLLASMGAAITLSGRNESRLESVSKEIRQQFPESTVHVIRADLTHQSERRKLVEGAVRQGGPISFLVNNAGAFQYEPMEELTQESMDSLIGINFTSTVLLTQLVYEGMKASGHGSIVTVSSLSGMRGLPGTISYSASKFALIGFTHALALEAIGHGIRVNAVCPGFVDTNMGHDVVSATAAAGNVSLEQRWQQVNASIPSGRITQPEEVANTIAFLLSDAAGNIVGEAVKISGGALVR; encoded by the coding sequence ATGACGATTTTTTCGAATACGGCATTTCGAGGGAAGCATGCGCTCATCACCGGGGCGACGGGTGGCATCGGATCGGCAACTGCCAAATTGCTGGCGAGCATGGGAGCGGCTATCACTTTGAGCGGACGCAATGAATCGAGGCTGGAATCGGTGAGCAAAGAAATCCGTCAGCAATTTCCGGAGTCGACGGTCCACGTGATACGCGCTGATTTGACCCATCAAAGCGAACGGAGGAAACTGGTAGAGGGAGCTGTGCGGCAAGGAGGCCCCATTTCCTTTCTGGTCAACAATGCAGGAGCCTTTCAGTACGAGCCGATGGAAGAGCTGACTCAAGAGAGCATGGATTCGTTGATAGGCATTAACTTCACGAGCACGGTTCTCTTGACCCAACTCGTTTATGAAGGCATGAAAGCGTCGGGGCACGGGAGCATTGTTACGGTCTCTTCGCTCTCGGGTATGAGGGGATTGCCTGGAACTATTTCTTACTCCGCAAGCAAATTTGCGCTGATTGGATTCACGCATGCGCTTGCACTGGAGGCGATTGGGCATGGAATCCGGGTCAATGCCGTCTGTCCCGGTTTCGTAGATACCAACATGGGGCATGACGTGGTCAGTGCCACTGCCGCAGCGGGGAACGTCAGCTTGGAGCAGCGATGGCAGCAGGTAAACGCGAGCATACCATCCGGCCGCATCACCCAGCCGGAAGAGGTGGCCAATACCATCGCATTCCTGCTTTCGGATGCAGCAGGCAACATCGTCGGTGAAGCCGTGAAGATTTCCGGTGGTGCGCTCGTTCGCTAG
- a CDS encoding acyl-CoA dehydrogenase family protein, with protein MTIQKRDDLFVRNEREAQLVDRAAELAARFAKRAPLHDRDGSFPFENFKDLKDSGYVKLTVPREYGGDEISLYELLLIQEQLGRGDGSTALSIGWHMGLVLHYRTIRSWPEELFRSFCLEVVEKGTLLNHFSTERSSGSPSRGGIPQTTAVRTDGGWLISGRKTFSTLSPVLDTFLVSASMAESGQIGEFLVRSSDRIRIEETWNTLGMRATGSHDVILENAFVPDDALIRSYAAGQKPKESGDASAWLLHIPACYLGIAHAARDFAVSFAKQYHPASLPSPIADLPTVQQQIGLLESELLVARHLMYAIADRWDTDPAGRLKLIPELGLVKYVATNHAISIVDKAMRIVGGASLSRSLPLERMYRDVRAGLHNPPMDENVIRNLALRALAEME; from the coding sequence GTGACGATACAAAAAAGGGATGATTTATTTGTTCGCAACGAAAGGGAAGCGCAATTGGTGGATAGAGCAGCTGAACTGGCAGCGCGTTTTGCCAAGAGGGCTCCTCTGCATGATCGGGATGGCAGCTTTCCTTTTGAGAATTTCAAGGATTTGAAGGACTCGGGGTACGTAAAGCTGACAGTCCCCCGCGAGTATGGGGGTGACGAGATATCCCTCTACGAACTGCTTTTAATCCAAGAGCAACTGGGACGCGGTGACGGTTCTACCGCTTTGTCGATCGGCTGGCACATGGGCCTTGTGCTGCACTACCGGACGATTCGTTCATGGCCTGAGGAACTGTTCCGATCGTTTTGCCTAGAGGTGGTGGAAAAGGGAACACTCTTGAACCATTTCTCGACAGAGCGGTCGTCAGGCAGTCCGAGTCGCGGCGGAATACCGCAGACGACAGCGGTGAGAACGGACGGAGGCTGGCTCATCTCCGGCAGAAAGACCTTCAGCACACTGAGTCCGGTCCTCGATACGTTTCTGGTCTCGGCCAGCATGGCGGAAAGCGGACAGATAGGGGAGTTTCTGGTTCGTTCCTCGGATCGCATCCGTATCGAGGAGACATGGAACACGCTAGGGATGCGAGCAACAGGAAGTCATGATGTGATTTTGGAAAATGCTTTTGTTCCGGACGATGCCTTGATCCGTTCCTATGCGGCAGGACAAAAACCGAAAGAGTCCGGTGATGCCAGCGCATGGCTTCTCCATATCCCTGCCTGTTATTTGGGGATTGCGCATGCTGCGCGCGATTTCGCCGTCTCCTTTGCCAAACAGTACCATCCTGCCAGTCTGCCGTCTCCCATCGCCGATCTGCCGACGGTCCAGCAGCAAATTGGCCTCCTGGAATCGGAGCTGCTGGTTGCCCGTCATCTGATGTATGCCATAGCCGACCGCTGGGATACCGATCCGGCAGGGCGGCTGAAGCTGATTCCAGAGCTGGGGTTGGTGAAATACGTGGCGACGAACCATGCGATTTCAATCGTGGACAAGGCAATGCGGATCGTGGGCGGGGCCAGCCTGTCCCGTTCTTTGCCGCTGGAGCGGATGTATCGCGATGTACGTGCTGGATTGCACAATCCGCCGATGGATGAAAACGTGATCCGCAATCTGGCCTTGCGGGCGTTAGCGGAAATGGAGTAG